The DNA sequence AGGTTATTTACGCTACTTAATCAGCCATCAATTTACTCTTAATTAGTTATAgaacttaaattttatatatcaactagattttgacccgcgctttgaaagcgcggatttattttcctttatttttttaaattgacaaatatttagtaaatgtcattttttcatatatttgttttttataaaagacttaaactttttatctttctttatcgtatTTCATTTTAGGTCTGAGCataatatccggacccgaagaaccaaccccaaaccgatccgaaaatcaaggtcccgaacccgatcagacctggagtaaatatccgaatgagttctaaattgctatatccggaGAACAGGtcccgaatccgatccgaaccgagaactgAATGAGTACCTGAAGATATCCGAAACTTTAGTTACTTGGAGTACAAATAAccaaacccgttttagatattttggttatttagttatttttcaggttcttatgcatgagaaccgaacccacccggacccggaaagatccgactcgaacccgacctaaaattttataatacccgaatggggtttaatttcaaaacccgaaaaacctgatacccgaaagaaccgatccgtacccgaatgggtacccgaacgtccaggtctaatgagtattatgtttagaaaattaaactttatttttaatgaattaaggttgtataactctgataaattaattttattatgtggttaacttttttaataaaaaattatatatttttaataaagatttatacttttcaatgaaaaaaatcaaatttttttatgaatgcttaaattatattagaaaaaaagaaaaaacataataattaagtgattaattttttttactacacaaaatattaagaatggttaaaaataaattatttgaactttgagaaaaaaataagaattgaatatgatttattaatcccaaatggcccaagagagatAATGTGGGCAGTGGGttaaatccaaaaaaatgacccaatatatatgtgttattaatattatttgattgtccttaatgaaatatataatgttagtaaagaaaatggtatttttagtaagaaaaatcaatataatcatgttttaatagtatagattgaaAAAATGGGGAATATACTGTAGTACATTTGgttaaaatttgattcaaatATTTTGGCTTGATTAAACTGTCAATACTATGTCAATATTGTCTGTCCATAAGTATATATTGCATTTTGATAAgcaaatatttgaaataacatATAGGTTGTTGGAAAATAAGCCTTTGAACATGTCAATAagtgttttaatagtttttaattattgtgtTATGGAATAAGGTGTGTTTAGAGTTTTATTATGAAGATGATTCTGATGGGCTGAACATTTTTTCTGATTGCTTTAAAAACGCACGGGCTTTACTCTGAATCGGGCCTAAATTATTAGCTGCGAATTGATGTATACGGACATTAAATAGGCTTTAAAAACTGAGGAGTTCTGATTGGTAGATAATAACTgtcacatttatttttttttaaaaaggagaAAGGCAATGGCAATGGCATGTAATTAACTTCAAAATCCAAGGGCAAAAACCTATTAGGtattttgctttaatagtatagatatttgtTAAATCAGCTAATATCTCTATTTTCATAGAACTTAgaatatatatcaaaatcaaTTTTGTAGTGTTATATTAATAGATTTCCTGTAGTCTCAACTGAACTATACACGATTTAACTATGAGAAGAAATCAAAAACCATTTTCATATGTCGTTTCCAATAgtgtttatatttatgttaatataatGAGAAGCTCCTTTAATCAGAAAAGGTTCCTATCAGTTAAGAATCCAGAGGTGAATGTACGATATGTAACTTgaatttgcttctttttttctcttcaacTGTTTAATCCTTTCTTTGAGAAGATAATCACCATCAATTTAAAACGCGACTTAGTGATCTACTATGCCCGGACCATCTAAATCGACCCCATGTAATTATATTGTACATTCAAACCATTCTACTGTTTTGACGgttaagaagaaagaaagaatacgTATTTGCTTGATTTTGCTAGTTGGTTAGAAGTTAAAACGTACTTGTTcgttttactttttcttttaaacatgCTAATCACAATCGGCATAAAACACTATTTAATCATAAGGCAGGCTCGCACCTTGCATtgctatatatattgtaaagtCACAAAGTAATATCGTGTTTTATACGCAGGGCCATCTAAATACCAGGACCATTAggtttcaagaaaataaaaccaGGACCGTAAAAATCAACCTCCCTTGCATtgctatatatattgtaaaaggCACAAAGTAATGGAGCTAAAAGAAAAACGTGTTCCAAAAGGTAAAGGATACTAATGATACGGTCCTTGTCGCGGCcaaagcaaaacaaaatatagaatATGTAACGTAAAATAGCGAAATTCAAATATCTAACGTTGATAAGAAAACTTAGAATAATGTATATGATGTATCAATACAACTGTTATACCTTTGTAGTGAGCTTACAAACACGTATTCATAATCTTATCACAAAGGGAAAAAACAGATTCATTGCAACCAAATTATTGATAATAAGAAATACACATCTGGAAGAAACTGAGAACCACTCTCAATTTTAAAGGAAACCCTAGTGATGTTCCGGGTCGGATCCTCCTGGGCTTAAACGCTCAGGAGTTTTTACCTGACTGCCACTGCCCTCTGAAGCTTGACCATGTGCTACAGTTGGGCTCGTAACCTCAATAGAAGTGCTTAACTCTCTCACCTTCACCCCGACGAGAGTCCGCTCAAGAGGGCGGCTTCCGGTGGCAACTGAGGCTAGCAGAAGAAACAACAAGAAGCATAAGGAGAAGCTTAACTTAGCCATTAAAAT is a window from the Raphanus sativus cultivar WK10039 unplaced genomic scaffold, ASM80110v3 Scaffold2703, whole genome shotgun sequence genome containing:
- the LOC108831579 gene encoding CLAVATA3/ESR (CLE)-related protein 2-like, giving the protein MAKLSFSLCFLLFLLLASVATGSRPLERTLVGVKVRELSTSIEVTSPTVAHGQASEGSGSQVKTPERLSPGGSDPEHH